GTATACCATACTCTacctcgtcttctccccCAGCGCTCGCTAATCAATCGTCAACCAGATCAACGCCATCCTCTTCGACTGCGACAACACGCTCGTCCTCTCCGAGGAGCTCGCCTTCGAGGCCTGCGCAGACCTCATCAACCAAATCTGCGCCGAGCGCAACGTCCCCGTCAAGTTCACCGGCGAGACGCTCATCACCGAGTTCGTCGGCCAAAACTTCCGCGGCATGCTCACCACGCTGCAGAAGACGCACGGCATCGAGATTGCGCCCGACGACATGGAAAAGTACGTCCTGATGGAGGAGGACGCCGTCATTGCCAAGCTGAAAGCCGCGCTGAGGCCGTGCGTCGGCGTCGacgagcagctgcaggcgctggaggcaaagaagcagcaccagctcgccgtggtgtcgtcgtcggcgctgAGGCGCGTCCGCGCGTCGATTGAAAAGGTCGGCCAGGACAAGTATTTCCCCGGGGACGTGGTATTTTCGGCGGCGACGTCGCTGGAGAAGCCGACGAGCAAGCCGGACCCTGCGATTTACCTGCACGCGCTCAAGGTGCTGGGCAAGAAGGCGGAGGAGAGCGTCGCGGTGGAGGATAGCAAGAGCGGCACGCTGAGCGCGACGAGGGCGGGCATCAAGACGATTGGCTATGTCGGGCCGTATGCGGATGCGAAgcaggaggagatggagggcgtGTTGAGGAGTGCGGgcgcggtggtggtgatgcgtGACTGGAGCGAGTTTCCTGGTGCGTTGGCCAAGATTGAGAAGGGCGAGGTTTAAAGGAGTTTTCTTTTACcattttgtcttttgcttttcttttctgtgtTTTGGATTGaagcctttttttatttattgAGCCTTTTTTTGGTTCATCGTCTTGGTtaataaagagaagaaagaaaaataagagtgaaggagaaggagacggCAAAAGGCTAGATATGAATAGATACGACGATACGAATTGACGGTCTTGGAATTGGTCTATCTGATCTAATTGCTTTCCTTTATATACAAAACCATTTTTGCACAATTGATTAATCGTGACTCATTTCCTCCAGTCCATCAGGAAGCTATTTACGCTCTGCAAAGTCGTTCTGCTCGGATTCGCCTCCGGATACACCGTCATGATGGTCCCCAGCCTAATTTTGACCAGCGTTTTTGTAAAGGACGCATTTTCATCAGGCATGCGGAAGTTGCCCTGCTCGTCAAAGA
This portion of the Trichoderma atroviride chromosome 6, complete sequence genome encodes:
- a CDS encoding uncharacterized protein (EggNog:ENOG41), producing the protein MPEINAILFDCDNTLVLSEELAFEACADLINQICAERNVPVKFTGETLITEFVGQNFRGMLTTLQKTHGIEIAPDDMEKYVLMEEDAVIAKLKAALRPCVGVDEQLQALEAKKQHQLAVVSSSALRRVRASIEKVGQDKYFPGDVVFSAATSLEKPTSKPDPAIYLHALKVLGKKAEESVAVEDSKSGTLSATRAGIKTIGYVGPYADAKQEEMEGVLRSAGAVVVMRDWSEFPGALAKIEKGEV